One window of the Bemisia tabaci unplaced genomic scaffold, PGI_BMITA_v3 genome contains the following:
- the LOC109037259 gene encoding uncharacterized protein isoform X1, producing the protein MEAKRMVEEDLIFYVKAQKTKSCIDHTIQEDIAKLRLQDDRLRCMTADTVVAERGLSMRNRLEDTDLPAEKIARRLEQTVLEGVGVTMVKTMRESFEVANEARTSVENEVMNQLEVWRRQIERTVEENTEHQRMHYAELTEGLAKMGNKITQVVACEEAREKNRVTEVKEIEKLKEAIVKKEGIIKDMAATKAESSEKQRKQAVKDIEKQMEKMEKTQRETREELGKLMERIEGIKWRPRSYRVLAIAGDNRDFVVFETKENLYSMFAKLTRTIQFLTRKKPCNFHPQDVLISACVQKKK; encoded by the coding sequence ATGGAGGCAAAAAGAATGGTGGAGGAAGATCTCATATTTTATGTGAAAGCTCAGAAAACAAAGAGCTGTATAGACCATACGATACAGGAGGATATAGCCAAGTTGAGACTACAGGATGACAGGTTGAGATGTATGACAGCCGATACTGTGGTTGCAGAGAGAGGGCTGTCTATGAGAAATAGGTTAGAGGATACGGATCTACCGGCGGAAAAAATAGCGAGAAGGCTTGAACAGACGGTCCTTGAAGGGGTAGGGGTTACGATGGTGAAAACCATGAGAGAATCATTCGAGGTAGCTAATGAAGCAAGGACGAGCGTGGAAAACGAGGTAATGAACCAATTGGAGGTATGGAGGAGACAAATTGAGAGGACCGTGGAGGAGAATACTGAACATCAGAGAATGCACTACGCGGAATTAACGGAGGGACTGGCTAAGATGGGAAATAAAATCACACAGGTGGTGGCCTGTGAGGAAGCGAGGGAGAAGAATAGGGTTACAGAAGTGAAGGAAATAGAGAAGCTGAAGGAAGCGAtagtaaaaaaagaaggaataatAAAAGATATGGCAGCCACCAAGGCTGAAAGCAGCGAGAAACAGAGGAAGCAGGCGGTTAAGGATATCGAAAAgcaaatggaaaaaatggaaaaaacgcAGAGGGAGACAAGAGAGGAattggggaaactaatggagaGGATAGAGGGGATAAAATGGAGACCCAGAAGCTATAGAGTTTTGGCTATAGCTGGAGACAACCGTGACTTCGTCGTTTTCGAGACGAAAGAGAATCTCTACTCCatgtttgcaaaattgactcggaCAATTCAATTTCTGACACGGAAAAAACCTTGCAATTTTCATCCTCAAGATGTGCTGATTTCAGCGTGTgttcagaagaaaaaataa